One part of the Rutidosis leptorrhynchoides isolate AG116_Rl617_1_P2 chromosome 1, CSIRO_AGI_Rlap_v1, whole genome shotgun sequence genome encodes these proteins:
- the LOC139887684 gene encoding uncharacterized protein: MEKERVEKEIGSCIIETRRGLNQELSLMRPGDTRWNSHYKTLSRLIEMFPSILKVLEYVKEEGTNGSSQNQAHGLLKYLKSFDFVFYLHLMFHILGFTNILSQALQRKDQNILEAVSLVESTKEILQELRTNGFEQLLIKISSFCEKHDIRMLKMDEDCINSRRQSEKITNQHYYEVECFNTVVDMQIQEFGDRFSEASTELLVCMAALNPRDSFSMFDKSKLKRLCALYPKDFTSLEMNELEVELDMYYNNVRKDQRFSTLIDISDLARLMVETRKHLSFPLVYRLLKLTLVLPVATARLKDAFRR; this comes from the coding sequence ATGGAGAAGGAGAGGGTAGAAAAAGAAATTGGTAGTTGTATAATTGAAACCCGGAGAGGATTGAATCAAGAGCTTTCTCTTATGCGGCCCGGAGACACACGATGGAATTCTCACTACAAAACCCTTTCGCGTTTGATTGAGATGTTTCCATCTATTTTAAAGGTCCTTGAATATGTTAAAGAAGAAGGGACTAATGGTTCTAGCCAAAATCAAGCACATGGTCTTTTAAAGTATTTAAAATCATTTGACTTTGTTTTTTATTTGCATTTAATGTTTCACATTTTAGGGTTCACTAATATATTGTCGCAAGCTCTTCAAAGAAAAGATCAAAATATTTTGGAAGCGGTTTCATTGGTGGAATCAACCAAAGAGATATTACAAGAGTTAAGAACAAATGGGTTTGAACAACTTTTAATCAAAATCTCTTCTTTTTGTGAGAAACATGATATCCGAATGTTGAAAATGGATGAAGATTGTATTAATTCTAGAAGACAAAGTGAAAAGATCACTAATCAACATTATTATGAGGTTGAGTGTTTTAACACCGTCGTGGATATGCAAATTCAAGAGTTCGGTGATCGTTTTAGCGAAGCTAGTACCGAATTACTTGTTTGTATGGCGGCATTGAATCCACGTGATTCATTTTCAATGTTTGATAAATCGAAATTAAAAAGGTTGTGTGCGTTATATCCAAAAGATTTCACTAGTTTGGAGATGAATGAGCTTGAAGTAGAACTTGACATGTACTATAATAATGTCCGAAAAGATCAAAGATTTTCTACCTTGATCGATATTTCCGACCTTGCTAGATTGATGGTGGAAACAAGAAAACATCTATCTTTTCCTTTAGTTTATCGGTTATTAAAGCTAACATTAGTTTTGCCCGTTGCCACCGCAAGGTTGAAAGATGCTTTTCGGCGATGA